In one Agathobacter rectalis ATCC 33656 genomic region, the following are encoded:
- a CDS encoding threonine/serine exporter family protein, protein MEFIIQFIVALFATLSFAVIFSAPKKELFYCGFTGALGWIIYYIMVQFDMGVVFPSLIATLCLTIMARIFAAARSMPVTVYLLSGIFPLVPGAGIFYTAYYLFTNDRALSSSKGIETFEVAGAIVLGIIFGFGIPQSLFNLLKPKKK, encoded by the coding sequence ATGGAGTTTATAATACAATTTATTGTGGCTCTCTTTGCCACATTATCATTTGCAGTTATTTTTTCCGCTCCAAAAAAGGAGCTGTTTTACTGCGGTTTTACAGGAGCGCTTGGATGGATCATCTACTATATAATGGTTCAATTTGATATGGGTGTTGTGTTTCCATCGCTTATCGCGACACTGTGCCTTACGATAATGGCGCGCATTTTTGCTGCGGCACGCTCTATGCCTGTGACAGTTTATCTGCTTTCCGGTATCTTTCCTCTTGTGCCCGGAGCAGGAATTTTTTACACGGCATATTATCTTTTTACGAATGACAGGGCACTTTCCTCCTCAAAGGGTATTGAAACCTTTGAGGTGGCGGGTGCCATCGTGCTCGGTATCATATTCGGGTTTGGCATACCGCAGAGTTTGTTTAATCTGTTGAAGCCTAAGAAAAAATGA
- a CDS encoding threonine/serine ThrE exporter family protein, translating to MAYTKEILTLAVEIGDCMLRNGAEIYRVEDTVVHILSSYEVEEFDVYVLSNGIFASANENKEDACSIVRHVPLGAVNLAKISALNQLARDICDQKISLIDSWDRLEQCKNISNYKKSAQIFFCGLGSACFCYLFGGNWLDFVFAFVIGSLEQVLLFGLKKYKFTRIITNILASLFVTLLATASTLTGLSLLSDKIIIGAIMPLVPGIAFTTSIRDIYNGDYLSGTIHLLDALITAVCVAVGACLPFVVMKYIGGI from the coding sequence ATGGCATACACTAAGGAAATACTGACTCTCGCCGTGGAAATTGGCGACTGTATGCTCAGAAACGGTGCAGAAATCTACAGAGTGGAAGACACTGTGGTTCATATACTAAGTTCATATGAGGTGGAAGAATTTGACGTATATGTGCTGTCAAACGGAATATTTGCAAGTGCAAATGAGAACAAGGAGGATGCCTGCAGCATCGTGCGCCACGTACCGCTTGGTGCTGTCAATCTGGCAAAGATCAGTGCGTTAAACCAGCTCGCAAGGGACATATGTGACCAGAAAATCTCCCTGATTGACTCATGGGACAGGCTTGAGCAGTGCAAAAATATCTCTAATTACAAAAAAAGCGCACAGATTTTCTTCTGTGGACTCGGAAGTGCCTGCTTTTGCTATCTTTTTGGCGGAAACTGGCTTGACTTTGTTTTTGCATTTGTTATAGGCTCACTGGAGCAGGTGCTTTTGTTTGGTCTTAAAAAATATAAGTTCACAAGGATTATAACCAATATTCTTGCCAGTCTTTTTGTGACACTGCTTGCCACCGCAAGTACACTTACAGGGCTTTCTCTTTTATCTGATAAAATCATTATAGGAGCTATCATGCCGCTTGTTCCGGGAATAGCATTTACAACATCTATCAGGGATATCTATAACGGGGATTATCTGTCCGGTACGATACATCTGCTCGATGCACTGATCACAGCCGTGTGTGTTGCTGTGGGAGCATGTCTGCCATTTGTTGTGATGAAATATATTGGAGGGATTTAA
- a CDS encoding type II toxin-antitoxin system YafQ family toxin → MSKYEIKYTTQFKKDYKLAKRRGLDITLLKDIVSKIANGEILDTKYKDHPLSGNWSGHRECHIQPDWLLVYYFDNEVLVLTLARTGTHSDLFGL, encoded by the coding sequence ATGAGTAAATATGAAATTAAATACACAACACAATTTAAAAAAGATTATAAACTAGCAAAACGTCGTGGTCTTGATATCACTCTTTTAAAAGATATTGTTTCAAAAATTGCAAATGGAGAAATCCTTGATACTAAATATAAGGACCATCCTCTCTCCGGCAACTGGAGTGGTCACAGAGAATGCCATATACAACCTGATTGGCTACTTGTGTACTATTTTGACAACGAAGTTTTAGTACTAACACTTGCACGCACAGGTACACATAGTGACTTATTTGGTCTGTAA
- a CDS encoding type II toxin-antitoxin system RelB/DinJ family antitoxin, which produces MAKTTTSNISIRMDSNLKAAAEALYEELGMNISTAFNIFVRQSLRERGIPFKITEGSPNKETVSAMLEAERIAKDSTIDGYKNVDELFADLDV; this is translated from the coding sequence ATGGCTAAAACAACAACAAGTAATATCAGCATTCGCATGGATAGCAATTTAAAAGCTGCTGCTGAAGCCTTATATGAAGAATTAGGTATGAATATCAGCACTGCATTCAACATTTTTGTTCGTCAATCTTTACGAGAACGAGGTATCCCATTTAAAATAACAGAAGGTTCTCCAAACAAAGAGACAGTTTCAGCTATGCTTGAGGCAGAAAGGATTGCAAAAGACTCAACTATTGATGGTTATAAAAATGTGGATGAGCTTTTTGCAGACCTTGATGTATGA
- a CDS encoding stage V sporulation protein AA: MKMPEHTDTPKEKILVYIRAEKQKTLHRRQVCINDIASVYCKYSRYEGQIKGIIVDKIRGKKSVISVMKIIEQITEIYDDAQVISIGEPEVLVEYDDNSKNKILEALKVAAVCILIFFGSAFTIMAFNNDISISGVFEHFYKQIMGVEKPQVSVLEVFYCIGLAVGIILFFNHIGKRKLSDDVTPIQVEMDKHNKDTWNTIIDKVKEKQDV; encoded by the coding sequence ATGAAGATGCCGGAGCATACTGATACCCCAAAAGAAAAAATTCTCGTGTATATACGCGCAGAAAAGCAGAAAACACTTCACCGCAGGCAGGTCTGCATCAATGACATAGCAAGTGTGTATTGTAAATATTCACGCTATGAGGGACAGATAAAGGGAATAATCGTGGATAAGATACGCGGTAAAAAGAGCGTGATATCTGTAATGAAAATAATAGAGCAAATCACGGAAATCTATGATGATGCACAGGTTATAAGCATTGGTGAGCCGGAGGTACTTGTAGAGTATGACGACAACAGCAAAAATAAGATTCTTGAAGCACTAAAGGTTGCAGCGGTGTGTATACTTATATTTTTTGGTTCAGCTTTTACAATCATGGCTTTCAATAATGATATTTCGATATCAGGTGTGTTTGAACATTTCTACAAGCAGATAATGGGAGTGGAAAAGCCACAGGTATCGGTGCTTGAGGTGTTTTACTGCATTGGTCTGGCGGTCGGAATCATACTGTTTTTTAATCATATCGGAAAGCGTAAGCTATCCGACGATGTCACACCGATTCAGGTGGAGATGGATAAGCATAATAAAGATACGTGGAACACAATAATAGACAAGGTAAAGGAAAAGCAGGATGTTTGA
- a CDS encoding stage V sporulation protein AB, which translates to MFEYILREIFLSVIAFLAGAGVSAGVFAFVLVIGVVPRILRCSRIENIILIENVMICGVVAGNISSVLDTAYNLGFANMPKVPVSNICGNIIIAIYGLCVGIFVGCIAVALAEILHTFPIIYKRMKLRAGLGIIVISMAIGKALGALYYFLTGFVATS; encoded by the coding sequence ATGTTTGAATATATATTGCGTGAAATATTTTTGTCAGTGATAGCGTTTTTAGCAGGGGCAGGAGTGTCAGCCGGTGTATTTGCATTCGTGCTCGTGATAGGAGTGGTGCCGCGCATACTTCGGTGCAGCAGGATAGAAAATATAATACTTATAGAAAATGTCATGATATGTGGTGTGGTGGCAGGTAATATATCATCAGTGCTTGATACGGCATATAATCTGGGCTTTGCAAATATGCCCAAAGTACCTGTAAGCAATATCTGTGGGAATATAATTATTGCAATATATGGATTGTGTGTCGGCATATTTGTCGGCTGTATTGCAGTTGCACTCGCAGAAATACTGCACACATTCCCTATTATATATAAGCGCATGAAGCTTCGCGCCGGTCTTGGGATTATAGTGATTTCTATGGCTATTGGAAAGGCACTGGGAGCACTTTATTATTTCCTGACGGGATTTGTTGCCACTTCATAG
- a CDS encoding DUF3837 domain-containing protein, protein MITSIARQSIILKCLRQKSVLVSNYELYYTAGLAKKCFGIAVDADMEPKQLLEELQKHIDKVSPADEQEKYLIHLLGNYEPDDTHDEQTVELFHMGETEEHIWQVSIT, encoded by the coding sequence ATGATTACATCAATAGCCAGACAAAGCATCATACTCAAATGCTTACGCCAAAAATCAGTGCTTGTAAGTAACTACGAGCTGTATTATACCGCAGGTCTTGCGAAGAAGTGCTTTGGAATCGCAGTCGATGCCGACATGGAGCCAAAGCAGCTTCTTGAGGAATTGCAAAAACACATTGATAAGGTCTCGCCGGCAGATGAGCAGGAGAAGTATCTCATACATCTTCTTGGCAACTATGAGCCTGATGATACTCATGATGAACAGACTGTGGAGCTGTTTCACATGGGAGAGACCGAGGAGCATATATGGCAGGTCTCAATTACATAA
- a CDS encoding GH36-type glycosyl hydrolase domain-containing protein: MKFGHFDDQNKEYVITSPRTPLPWINYLGCENFFSLVSNTCGGYSFYKDAKLLRLTRYRYNNVPYDSNGHYYYIKDGDTIWNPGWMPSKTELDSYECRHGMGYSVFTGVKNGLMAQLTDFVPMGSTCEINKLTLKNTSDKKKDFSVFSYVEFCLWNAMDDMTNFQRNFSTGEVEIHVGGSQLFHKTEYRERRNHYAVYAVNASVDGFDTDRDSFLGAYGENSAPSVVVNDQSKNSVASGWAPVGSHHLKVALEPGEEKTYIFVLGYVENPVNEKWVGRAEDGIINRAPADALLARFDTTEKADAALAELKAYWDKLLGHFSISSSEEKLDRMVNVWHQYQCMVTFNMSRSASYFESGIGRGMGFRDSCQDLLGFVHLIPDRARERILDIAATQFEDGSAYHQYQPLTKKGNADIGSGFNDDPLWLIAAAAAYIKETGDYSILDESTPYDSDPSKATDFMEHLRRSFNYTINHLGPHGLPQIGRADWNDCLNLNCFSEEPGESFQTFGPSEGPNAESVFIAGMFVKYGKDYVKICRHKGLCDEADTAQKAIEQMEKTVMDAGWDGEWYLRAYDHYKHKIGSKECEDGKIFIEPQGFCVIAEIGKDEGLCLKAMQSVEKYLDTKYGIVLLQPPYHRYHVELGEISSYPPGYKENAGIFCHNNPWISIAETVIGRGNRAWQVYTRTCPAYIEDISEIHRTEPYVYSQMIAGKDAPNFGEAKNSWLTGTAAWTFLDVSQYILGIRPDYDGLIIDPCIPDTMDGFTAKRKFRGNTYHITVRNPAHVQKGVTKLIVDGATIDGNMIPAINGTGHDVTVEVTMG; the protein is encoded by the coding sequence ATGAAATTTGGACACTTCGATGATCAAAACAAAGAGTACGTCATCACCTCTCCAAGGACTCCGTTACCATGGATCAACTACCTCGGATGTGAGAATTTCTTTTCTCTGGTATCAAATACCTGCGGTGGCTACAGCTTCTATAAGGATGCAAAGCTTCTGCGTCTCACCAGATACCGCTACAACAACGTGCCATACGACAGCAACGGACACTACTACTATATAAAGGATGGCGACACAATCTGGAATCCGGGCTGGATGCCTTCTAAGACCGAGCTTGACTCATACGAATGCCGTCATGGCATGGGCTATTCTGTTTTCACAGGAGTAAAAAACGGCTTAATGGCTCAGCTTACCGACTTTGTTCCTATGGGCTCTACCTGCGAGATCAATAAGCTCACATTAAAAAACACATCTGATAAGAAAAAAGACTTTTCGGTTTTCTCATATGTAGAGTTCTGTCTGTGGAATGCCATGGATGACATGACCAACTTCCAGCGTAACTTCTCTACCGGAGAGGTTGAGATTCACGTCGGTGGCTCTCAGCTCTTCCACAAGACAGAATACAGAGAACGCCGCAATCACTATGCTGTATATGCTGTAAATGCCTCTGTTGACGGATTTGACACAGACAGGGATTCATTCTTAGGTGCCTACGGCGAAAACAGCGCGCCTTCCGTTGTAGTAAATGATCAGTCTAAGAACTCTGTTGCAAGCGGCTGGGCTCCTGTCGGCTCTCATCACCTGAAGGTAGCTCTTGAGCCGGGCGAAGAAAAAACATATATATTTGTACTTGGATATGTAGAAAACCCTGTGAACGAAAAATGGGTTGGACGCGCTGAGGATGGAATCATAAACCGAGCTCCTGCCGATGCACTCCTTGCAAGATTTGACACCACCGAAAAAGCCGACGCTGCTTTAGCAGAGCTTAAGGCTTACTGGGATAAGCTGCTTGGTCACTTTAGTATCTCTTCATCGGAGGAAAAGCTTGACCGCATGGTAAATGTATGGCATCAGTATCAGTGCATGGTTACCTTTAACATGAGCCGCTCTGCTTCTTATTTTGAATCAGGCATCGGACGAGGCATGGGCTTTAGGGATTCCTGTCAGGATCTGCTTGGCTTCGTGCATCTGATTCCTGACAGAGCCAGGGAGAGAATACTCGACATTGCAGCCACACAGTTTGAGGATGGCTCTGCTTACCACCAGTACCAGCCTCTCACCAAAAAGGGCAATGCCGACATAGGCTCAGGCTTCAACGATGACCCTCTGTGGCTTATCGCTGCTGCCGCTGCTTACATCAAGGAGACAGGCGACTACTCTATTCTTGACGAGTCAACACCATATGACAGCGATCCTTCAAAGGCAACTGACTTTATGGAGCATCTGCGCCGCTCCTTCAACTATACAATCAATCATCTCGGACCTCATGGTCTGCCACAGATTGGACGTGCTGACTGGAACGATTGTCTGAACTTAAACTGCTTCTCCGAGGAGCCTGGTGAGTCCTTCCAGACCTTTGGACCATCTGAAGGACCTAATGCCGAATCTGTTTTTATCGCAGGCATGTTTGTAAAATATGGAAAAGACTATGTAAAAATCTGCAGACACAAGGGACTTTGCGACGAGGCTGATACAGCCCAAAAGGCTATTGAACAGATGGAAAAGACCGTCATGGATGCCGGCTGGGATGGCGAGTGGTATCTTCGTGCTTACGACCACTATAAGCACAAGATTGGTTCCAAGGAATGTGAGGATGGAAAAATCTTTATTGAGCCACAGGGCTTTTGTGTTATCGCTGAAATCGGAAAGGATGAAGGACTCTGCCTTAAGGCAATGCAGTCTGTTGAGAAATATCTTGATACTAAATATGGCATCGTGCTCTTGCAGCCGCCTTACCACAGATATCATGTGGAGCTTGGTGAAATCTCTTCTTATCCACCGGGATACAAGGAGAATGCCGGCATCTTCTGCCACAACAATCCTTGGATTTCTATAGCTGAGACTGTTATCGGCCGTGGAAACAGAGCATGGCAGGTATACACCCGAACCTGTCCTGCATACATTGAGGATATCAGCGAGATTCATCGCACCGAGCCTTATGTATACAGCCAGATGATTGCCGGAAAAGACGCGCCTAACTTTGGTGAAGCAAAGAACAGCTGGCTGACAGGGACTGCTGCATGGACCTTCCTTGATGTCTCACAGTACATCCTCGGTATACGTCCTGACTATGATGGTCTCATCATAGATCCTTGTATTCCTGACACTATGGACGGCTTTACAGCTAAGCGTAAGTTCCGTGGCAATACTTACCACATTACGGTCAGAAATCCTGCCCACGTACAAAAGGGTGTGACAAAGCTCATCGTGGATGGCGCTACTATTGATGGCAATATGATTCCGGCTATTAACGGAACCGGACACGATGTTACAGTCGAGGTTACAATGGGTTAG
- a CDS encoding LacI family DNA-binding transcriptional regulator: MVSLKDIAQRCGVSTATVSKALHDQKDIGAETKNRIKKIAKEMGYLPNAAARVLKTNESNNIGVLYFDEAAMGLTHEYFAGVLNGIKAQAEMLGYDITFINTSPVGKKLSYLEHCKYRNFDGVVIVCARFQDNEVQELMSSDIPVVTIDYVHYSCSAVSSNNVKCMGELLDYIISMGHKKIAYIHGQDFSSVTRDRLAAYYRALEKHGIDIPEEYVREARYLETEDVANQTEYLLDLPDKPTCIIYPDDTAAIGGINVIRSRGLRIPEDISIAGYDGTRVSQMLSPKLTTIRQDTDKIGREAADRLISIIKKPKTALVERAVVEGILLEGESVGRI, from the coding sequence ATGGTATCACTGAAAGACATAGCACAAAGATGTGGTGTTTCGACAGCGACAGTAAGCAAGGCATTACATGACCAGAAGGATATTGGCGCTGAGACCAAAAACAGAATAAAGAAGATAGCTAAGGAAATGGGATATCTTCCTAATGCTGCGGCCAGAGTTCTTAAGACAAACGAGTCGAACAACATCGGAGTACTGTATTTCGATGAGGCGGCGATGGGGCTTACGCATGAGTATTTTGCCGGAGTGCTAAACGGAATCAAGGCACAGGCTGAGATGCTTGGATATGATATTACATTTATCAATACAAGTCCGGTCGGAAAAAAATTATCATACCTGGAGCACTGTAAGTACAGAAATTTCGATGGAGTCGTAATCGTATGTGCAAGGTTTCAGGACAATGAGGTGCAGGAACTGATGAGCAGCGACATACCGGTGGTCACAATTGACTACGTACACTATAGCTGTTCGGCAGTAAGTTCCAACAATGTAAAGTGTATGGGCGAGCTGCTTGATTACATAATAAGCATGGGACATAAGAAAATCGCTTACATACATGGACAGGATTTTTCGAGTGTTACACGTGACAGGCTGGCAGCATATTACAGGGCACTTGAGAAGCATGGAATAGATATTCCTGAGGAGTATGTCAGGGAAGCAAGGTATCTGGAAACAGAGGATGTTGCAAATCAGACAGAATATTTACTCGATTTACCTGACAAACCTACATGTATCATCTATCCGGATGACACGGCGGCAATCGGAGGCATCAATGTTATAAGAAGCAGAGGGCTTAGGATTCCGGAGGATATATCAATAGCAGGATACGATGGTACAAGAGTTTCACAGATGCTAAGCCCGAAGCTCACCACTATCAGACAGGACACTGACAAGATAGGCAGGGAGGCAGCGGACAGGTTGATAAGCATCATTAAAAAGCCTAAAACAGCACTTGTGGAGAGAGCTGTTGTTGAAGGAATTTTGCTGGAGGGGGAATCCGTAGGCAGAATTTAA
- a CDS encoding ABC transporter substrate-binding protein, with amino-acid sequence MKKKLVSALLCATMAASLLAGCGSGDTSDTGSSGKKGDAKTEVTNDGKILNIYCWNDEFQSRITDHYPDYKKVDATHGKIGDIDVVWNITPSENNAYQNNLDETLLKQADASADDKIDLFLVEADYAPKYVDSDYTMPIKDLGITDSDISKQYKYTQDVVTDSEGNLKGLSWQGCPGVLFYNRAAAKEVLGTDDPDEVQKSVSDWDAFNATAEKMKAAGYKMTSTANDTYRVYSNNVSKKWVSDDKKIQIDDNIMKWVDDSKKLVDAGETGTADLWSDDWKKGFYPEGKVFSYFGPAWLVNFSMAADESGSIGNQGGWGAAQGPQGFFWGGTWICAAAGTDNADLVKDIMLKMTTDDDIMKDIVVKDDDFVNNSTVMDGLADGTIMGKDDKPYTSTILGGQNPLPMYIAGVKTLDLSNLSAYDQGCNEEFQKAMKDYFEGNCDKDTAIETFKKAVIEKYPDISE; translated from the coding sequence ATGAAAAAGAAACTCGTAAGCGCATTACTTTGCGCAACAATGGCAGCATCATTACTGGCAGGCTGTGGCAGCGGAGATACATCCGACACAGGAAGCTCTGGCAAGAAAGGCGATGCAAAAACTGAAGTGACAAACGATGGCAAGATTCTCAATATCTATTGCTGGAATGATGAATTCCAGAGCCGTATCACAGACCACTATCCTGATTACAAGAAGGTGGATGCAACACATGGCAAAATCGGAGATATTGATGTAGTCTGGAATATCACACCTAGTGAGAACAATGCGTACCAGAACAACCTTGATGAGACACTTTTGAAGCAGGCTGATGCATCGGCAGATGACAAGATTGACCTCTTCCTGGTAGAGGCTGATTACGCACCTAAGTATGTAGATTCTGATTACACAATGCCAATCAAGGATCTGGGAATCACAGACAGCGATATCTCTAAGCAGTATAAGTACACACAGGATGTCGTTACTGATTCTGAGGGCAACCTGAAGGGTCTTTCATGGCAGGGATGCCCGGGTGTTCTCTTCTACAACAGAGCAGCAGCAAAAGAGGTACTTGGAACAGATGATCCGGATGAGGTTCAGAAGTCAGTATCTGACTGGGATGCCTTCAATGCTACAGCTGAGAAGATGAAAGCAGCAGGCTACAAGATGACATCTACAGCAAACGATACATACCGTGTATACTCTAACAACGTTTCTAAGAAATGGGTCAGCGATGACAAGAAAATCCAGATTGATGACAACATCATGAAGTGGGTTGATGATTCTAAGAAGCTTGTAGACGCAGGCGAGACGGGAACAGCAGATCTATGGTCAGATGACTGGAAGAAGGGCTTCTATCCTGAAGGAAAAGTATTCTCATACTTTGGACCTGCATGGTTAGTAAACTTCTCAATGGCAGCAGATGAGTCCGGTTCTATCGGAAACCAGGGCGGCTGGGGTGCAGCTCAGGGACCACAGGGCTTCTTCTGGGGCGGCACATGGATCTGTGCAGCAGCGGGAACAGACAATGCTGACCTTGTAAAGGACATCATGCTCAAGATGACAACAGACGATGATATCATGAAGGATATCGTTGTAAAGGATGACGATTTCGTAAACAACAGCACAGTTATGGATGGTCTTGCAGACGGAACAATCATGGGCAAGGACGACAAGCCTTACACAAGTACAATACTTGGTGGACAGAATCCATTACCAATGTATATAGCCGGTGTTAAGACTCTCGATTTAAGCAACCTTTCAGCTTATGACCAGGGCTGCAACGAGGAGTTCCAGAAGGCTATGAAGGATTACTTCGAAGGAAACTGCGATAAGGATACAGCTATTGAGACCTTCAAGAAGGCAGTTATTGAGAAATATCCTGACATCTCAGAATAA